A window of the Candidatus Rokuibacteriota bacterium genome harbors these coding sequences:
- a CDS encoding tripartite tricarboxylate transporter substrate binding protein has translation MSAKWIRSSVVAFVCFALVAGLPPSEAAAQAKYPSRPIQLICPWAAGGGTDRIARMVALLLERELGQPVTVVNRTGGSGAVGHTAGGTATPDGHTITIVTVELTMMHWMGLTPLTYREFTPVALINIDPAGVQVAANSEWKTLKQLLDWVKANPGKAKASGTGRGGSWDIARAGMLKAAGIPIDAMPWVPSTGAATGLQELVAGGIQVVTASLVEGRPLIEAGKVRALAHMADKRDPAFKDVPTLKELGINWTMGAWRGIAAPKGTPPEIVAILEKALDKVVRTKEYNDFMNAAPFGILWSPAAEFGKFMAEQDATMGVLMKEAGVAK, from the coding sequence ATGAGCGCCAAGTGGATCCGATCGTCCGTCGTCGCCTTCGTGTGCTTCGCGCTCGTCGCGGGCCTGCCGCCCTCGGAGGCGGCCGCACAGGCCAAGTACCCGAGCCGCCCCATCCAGCTCATCTGCCCGTGGGCCGCGGGCGGGGGCACCGACCGCATCGCCCGCATGGTGGCCCTGCTGCTGGAGAGGGAGCTGGGACAGCCTGTGACCGTCGTAAACCGGACCGGCGGCAGCGGCGCCGTGGGCCACACGGCGGGCGGGACGGCGACGCCTGACGGCCACACGATCACCATCGTCACCGTCGAGCTGACGATGATGCACTGGATGGGCCTCACCCCGCTCACCTACCGGGAGTTCACGCCCGTCGCACTGATCAACATCGACCCGGCCGGCGTGCAGGTTGCGGCCAACTCCGAGTGGAAGACGCTCAAGCAGCTCCTGGACTGGGTGAAGGCCAACCCCGGTAAGGCCAAGGCCTCGGGGACGGGGCGCGGCGGCAGCTGGGACATCGCCCGCGCCGGGATGCTGAAGGCGGCGGGGATCCCGATCGACGCGATGCCGTGGGTGCCGAGCACCGGGGCCGCCACGGGGCTTCAGGAGCTGGTGGCCGGCGGCATCCAGGTCGTGACCGCGAGCCTGGTCGAGGGACGGCCCCTCATCGAGGCCGGCAAGGTGCGCGCGCTGGCCCACATGGCCGACAAGCGCGACCCGGCGTTCAAAGATGTCCCGACGCTCAAGGAGCTGGGGATCAACTGGACGATGGGCGCGTGGCGGGGCATCGCAGCGCCCAAGGGCACGCCTCCCGAGATCGTTGCAATCCTCGAGAAGGCGTTGGACAAGGTCGTCCGGACCAAGGAGTACAACGACTTCATGAACGCGGCGCCGTTCGGCATCCTCTGGAGCCCCGCGGCCGAGTTCGGGAAGTTCATGGCCGAGCAGGACGCGACCATGGGGGTGCTGATGAAGGAAGCGGGCGTCGCCAAGTAG
- a CDS encoding tripartite tricarboxylate transporter TctB family protein, giving the protein MKISDTVVGVGFIGAGALIVAGTLNYPALDGGHPGPALFPRILGTLMAVLGAALAVQGARARDATQAVEWRRLHRNVGFVNALFVLGGVFAYLGLVEWLGFLITGTLLLFLMMWRLRVPPLRALVVAIAFIAIVHFLFVKVLRVPLPLGLLWW; this is encoded by the coding sequence ATGAAGATCAGCGACACGGTGGTGGGCGTCGGCTTCATCGGGGCCGGCGCCCTCATCGTGGCCGGCACGCTCAACTATCCCGCGCTCGACGGCGGCCACCCGGGCCCCGCCCTGTTCCCGCGGATCCTCGGCACGCTCATGGCGGTCCTCGGCGCGGCGCTGGCCGTGCAGGGCGCGCGGGCGCGGGACGCGACCCAGGCCGTCGAGTGGCGGCGGCTGCACCGCAACGTCGGCTTCGTCAACGCGCTGTTCGTCCTCGGCGGCGTGTTCGCCTACCTCGGCCTCGTGGAGTGGCTGGGGTTTCTCATCACCGGCACGCTGCTCCTCTTCCTCATGATGTGGCGCCTCCGGGTACCGCCCCTCCGGGCGCTGGTGGTGGCGATCGCGTTCATCGCGATCGTGCACTTCCTGTTCGTGAAGGTCCTCCGGGTCCCGCTGCCGCTCGGCCTGCTCTGGTGGTGA